The following is a genomic window from Paenibacillus sp. FSL R5-0766.
TGTAGCCGCATTGGTTCCAAAAGCAGAGATTGAAGGCGAAATGGGTGATTCACACGTTGGTTTGCAAGCGCGTTTGATGTCTCAGGCGCTGCGTAAACTGTCTGGTGCAATCAGCAAATCCAAAACAATCGCAATCTTCATTAACCAGCTTCGTGAGAAAGTCGGCGTTATGTTTGGTAACCCGGAAACAACACCTGGTGGTCGTGCTCTGAAGTTTTATTCTACAGTACGTCTGGATGTGCGTCGTATTGAGAGTATCAAATCAGGCAATGACATGATTGGTAATCGTACTCGTATTAAAGTTGTGAAAAACAAAGTGGCACCTCCGTTTAAACAAGCGGAAGTGGATATCATGTATGGCGAGGGTATCTCGAGAGAAGGTAGTATCATTGACATTGGTACAGAGCTGGACATCGTTAATAAAAGTGGTGCATGGTACTCCTACGAAGGCGAGCGTTTAGGACAAGGCCGTGAGAACGCAAAGCAGTTCATGAAAGAGCATAAAGATATTGCTGACATCATTGAACAAAAAATTCGTGTAGCCAGTAACTTGGTTACTGCAGTTCCTGCGCCAACTAGTGAAGAGCAACAAAAAGAAGCAGCAGAAGAACAAGAATTGTTTGAAATCAACGAGTAATCTCTCGAAACCTCCTTGTAGGGAGGGATCCTGAGGGTGTTCCCCACTGGACTCCGTAAACTTATCTGATTGAGCTTGGATCAATCTGGATAATGGATTGTAGTGTGGGAGTACTCGTGCTAACAGCCCCTGTCCCAATGGACAGGGGCTGTTAGCACGCTAACTGTGGAGTAAAGGCCGGGCAGAGTTCCCGGTCTTTTGTGTTATTGGTGTTCTTTGTCTATGTGAAGGTGTGCTTGGCGTAGTCAGAATGAAAATGTTATGAAAGGGGAGACCAGAATGGATCAACATGACGAGGATTTATATGAAGAAGCAGAACAGGACGGCCTATCCCAATTTCCGGACAACGAAGAACTTATTATTACACGTGTAGAACGAACGAAGAGCAGGCAAGCTCGTTATCGAATCACTTTTGGCATCCACTCCATTACGGTTCTTGAAGATGTGATGATTAAATACAGGATGACTCAAGGTAATACGTTTATGAAGAAGGATCTGGAGGAAATCATTGTAGCTGACGAGCGACAGCGGACGTATGCACAGTCTCTGCGTTTTTTGGAGCATAAACCGCGCACACGCCATGAATTAAGTCAGAAACTTCGTCAGAAGGAGTTTGCTGCACCTTTGATTGAAGAGGCGCTGGATCGGCTTGAGCGGGAGAACCTGGTGGATGACGATCTATTTGCGAAGGAATGGACAAGACAGCGTATGGAGGGCAAGCGGAAGGGAAAACTGTGGATAAGGCAAGAGCTGCGGCAAAAGGGCATTGCCAATGATCTCATTGTTGAGGCACTAGAAGGGATCAGTACAGATGCGGAATTTGAGACTGCCTTGAGTGCAGGACGCAAAAAATGGAATCAGGTCAAAGGGGACGTCAAAGAGAAGAAAAATAAAACGCTTCCCTTCCTAATGAGACGTGGTTTTTCAATGGATATGGTGCGCCGGGTCGTGAATTGTTTAATTGAAGAAGATGAGGCTGGGGACCCTGAAGATGACGAAGCGTTGTTATGGGATTAGCAGACTAGAGTCTCTATACTGCATTCTCTTGACAATTTCTTTCGTCAAATACTAAAATGGACATGAGTCTGTAAGAAATGGACAACCCTTTTTCCTTCCAAAAAAGCGGTTTCGGTTTCTTAAGATTTATACCATTCTTAATTATGGGTTCGCTGGAAACAGTGAATAGTACGTGGAAACATGTACATGTGAAATGAAAATCGGCGGGGGATCGCCGTGAGT
Proteins encoded in this region:
- the recA gene encoding recombinase RecA — translated: MSDRRAALDMALRQIEKQFGKGSIMKLGESTHMNVEIIPSGSLALDIALGTGGLPKGRIVEIYGPESSGKTTVALHAIAEVQRAGGQAAFIDAEHALDPQYASKLGVNIDELLLSQPDTGEQGLEIAEALVRSGAVDIVVIDSVAALVPKAEIEGEMGDSHVGLQARLMSQALRKLSGAISKSKTIAIFINQLREKVGVMFGNPETTPGGRALKFYSTVRLDVRRIESIKSGNDMIGNRTRIKVVKNKVAPPFKQAEVDIMYGEGISREGSIIDIGTELDIVNKSGAWYSYEGERLGQGRENAKQFMKEHKDIADIIEQKIRVASNLVTAVPAPTSEEQQKEAAEEQELFEINE
- a CDS encoding regulatory protein RecX, which produces MDQHDEDLYEEAEQDGLSQFPDNEELIITRVERTKSRQARYRITFGIHSITVLEDVMIKYRMTQGNTFMKKDLEEIIVADERQRTYAQSLRFLEHKPRTRHELSQKLRQKEFAAPLIEEALDRLERENLVDDDLFAKEWTRQRMEGKRKGKLWIRQELRQKGIANDLIVEALEGISTDAEFETALSAGRKKWNQVKGDVKEKKNKTLPFLMRRGFSMDMVRRVVNCLIEEDEAGDPEDDEALLWD